GATAATACAGCAACATTTAGCGGTACAATTGAATACACTATGTTGACACAAATCAACGTTAATAGTGATACATTGTACTCAGGCCTTGAAGTCATTGATCAAGATATCGACGTAATTGTCGAACAAGACATGACTGACGAGGATTCACTTAGAGTCAATTACCTTGACCTAGGTGCAGATGGTGTTAGTACTCAAATTGCAGATCAAGTAGAAGCTCCAACACACAGTGGTGTAGTTTCATTTGATCTTGACAATTACAAGATTGGTGATACTGTTGTTGTAACCTTAGACGATCAAGATATGAATGAAGATTCTGAACTAATTGACGTCTACACTACCCAGGCAACTGGTGATGTAGTCGGTTCCGGTACCTCCTTGGCAACCGGTTTAGTTCTCGATATTACTTATGACGATGAAACATGGGTCGACAACGTTGAAGGTAACTGCAATGCTGCAGTAACTGGTGACGATGGTCTCCATGCAACAGGCTTTACATTGTTAGAGACTGCTGCTGATTCTGGTATCTTTACCGGTAGCTTCCAAGTCCCAACCAATTATTGTAGCCAAGCTAGCGATAGCGTAATTACAGTAACTGGTACAGACATTGAAGTCAACTATCAAGATTTCAGAAACTCATCTGGTGAATCTACAGAAGTAGGAGATGGTGCAAGCATTAATGCAAACACCGGTTCTGTTGCTTTTGATAGAACAGTCTACCCAGTTCCATACGGTTCTGTTACAGGAGCACAATTCCTTGAACACGCAACTGCAGGTACTGCTGACTTAGCACAAGGTGATGTCACTGTACACGTTAGAGTAACCGATGCTGACTACAACGTATCAGCAATGGGTGAAGATACTATCAGTGATACTACTGTCGTACTTAAAATCGAAAGAGGATCTAATTCTACTACCTTAGCAACAATTGGTAACGGTGCAAATCCAATCACCGAAGTTTCACCAGATTCTGGTGTCTTCGAGTATGATCAGACTGTAACATTTACTGACGGACCAACAAATTCATGTCCATCAGTATTCACCGGATTATCAAGTGGTAACGGATGTATCTTACAAGGTGATATTATCACTGCAACATACACCGACCAAAACGATGCTTCAGGTAAATCACAAACTGTAACTGACTCTGCTACTTTTGACCTTAGAAACGGTGTATTACAATCCGACAAATCTGTCTACTTAATTGGTTCAGATATGATCTTAACCTTAATTGAGCCAGACTTTGACCTCGATAATGATGCAGCAAACTCTGCTCCACTTAACTTGATTGAGTGGGACAGTGATGCCGCAACTACTACCTTAAATGGTAACGAATCTGGTGGCGATAGCACTGCTAACGCAGCTGCATTCGATCCAGAGCCTTCTGAACTCCGAGAAACAGGTGACTCTACTGGAATCTTCCAAGTAGTCATTGAAATCCCAGAGACATTAAGTTCTGAGAAACTAGATAGAGGTGAAATGGTCGAATTAGAATATACTGATTGGGGTCCAGCCGGAGCTGACTATGTTGGACAAGAGGATGAGGATATAGGTTTAGTTATCTATACTTCTAACTTTGGTGCAACAATAGAACTCGATCAAAAAGTATACACATGGACTGACAAAGTCTACATCACAATTGTCGCCCCTGACCATAACATGGACAGCGGTTTAGTTGACGAAATTGGTAACACTAGTGACGACCCAATAAAGGTCTCAACTAGAGGTAACGAATTAGATCAATACAAACTCGTTGAATCAGGAGCTGACACTGGTATCTTTATCGGTGAGGTAACACTCGCAGGTATGACACACGATGCAGATGGTGACGGTTCAAATGATATTGATAGCACTCCTACCGCCTTAACGACCGGTTCCGGTCCAACAGAAGGTAAGATTGCAACAACTGATAACGACGGACTTACTGTCTCCTTTGAATTCTCAGAGGATGAAACAGTTGTAGGTTCAGCACTTATCAGATGGAATATCGGTGAAGTACAATGGCTCGAGGCCAGCTATCCAGCAAGCGGAACAGGTGTTGTAAGAGTAATTGACGCAGATATGAACTTAAACCCAGAGGCAATCGACAACTTTGAAGTTGACGCTTGGTCTGACTCCGACGCCGGAGGTATTGACCTTACCGTAACTGAAACTAATGAGGCAACTGGAATTTTCGAGGGTACAGTATTCTTTACTACTACCAACGATTCTTCCGGTCATAGACTCAGAGTAGCAGAAGGTGACACGATCACCGCAGAATACGAGGACAATACATTACCTGATCCATATACTACTGCAGATGAACTTGATATCACAGCCACATCACTAATCGGTACTGTTGTACCACCTCTCGAGAGAGCACCAGCTGCTAACTTGAGAACTGTTGATGCATTCGGTAACAGCTTAAACGCTGTTAGCGTTGACCAACAAGTACAACTAACTGCTGACTTAGCAAATGGTCAAGATAGAGAGCAATCATTCGCATACTTAGTACAAGTTCAGGATGGTGACGGTGTAACAGTCTCACTCGCATGGATTACAGGTTCACTATCTAGTGGTCAATCATTCAGCCCTGCATTATCATGGATTCCAGCCGATAGCGGTAGCTACACAGCAACTGCATTCGTATGGGAATCAGTAGATAATCCAACGGCATTATCACCACCAGTTAGTACAACAATAAGTGTACAGTAAGAATAACTAGTTCTAATTTTCCTTTTTTTCTTTTTTTAAATATCTCTCAACTAAGGTCATGCACAATTTTTCAAAAGTAATATCTAGGAGTAGATTAGAAATAAATTAAATTGAATTACTTTGTTTTACTTTCTTTTCTTTTGATATTTCTATTAATTCCAATTCAGGATTCTTTCTCAGAGTTAGAAATTTCTACAAATAGTAAAGTCTATTCTCCTGATCATACTTTACAAGTTTACGGAAATGGATTAGCAGAAGAAAATTTAATTTTAAGACTTTTTGCACCAGATGAATCTATTACTAAATTTGAACAAATACAAACAAACTCTGATGGTAGTTTTAATCATCAATTGTTAACTTGGCCTGAACCTTCATCTATTGTTCCATATGGAACTTATGTAGTCGAAGTATTAAGTACAGAACAAAATGGTTTATCCAAAAAAATTGAAATTACATTTTCATCAACAACAGAATTAGTTTCAGTTGCAATAGAAAGACAAATTGATACTGTTGTATTTGCACCTGATACTGGTGCAATTAACCAATCATTTCGTGTATTTATTCAAACAACTCGTGATGGACTAAATATAGGAAATGACCCAATTGAACTTCTTGAAAATTCTCAACTGCATTTGCCTGATGGTTCATCATTATCTTTAAAAGATTATTTTAGGACATTATATGCTGGAGTTTATTATTTTGATTACACTCCAAGACAAGAAGGAACTCATGTTTTTCAAATTTCTGTTTTTAATGAGGGAATTTCCTCAAAAGGTTTTGGAGCAACTCATGTCTTGAGTCAAAATCTTGGTGGAATCAACAAACAAATCAGTAAACTCAATTCTATTTTGGATGAAACTTCTACTGAATTAAATATTTTAAAATCTGAAATTTCAGGATTTGATGATACTTTGTCTTCAGCAAGTACAAACATCAATGACAGTACTGATAATATTTCAGAATCTGTCAATTCTATTGAAGAAGCATCATCTCAATTAAATTCCTTATTATTTCCAATTATAGCTTCTATAGGAATAATAGTTGCATTACAAATTACAATTATTGCAAGACGAAGATAGTTTGAATTATGCAAAAATCTGAAATCAAGTTATCTATAGTTTTAACTCTTTTTTTTCTTTTTTCTCCAATTAGTGCACATGCAATTTCATTTGATGAACAGAATCTTACTGATAATTCAGAAAATAAAATAATTGTTGATTCAAACATTATTGATATTGAACCTAATCTTTTTCTTGAAAATAATTATAAGAGATATTTGATTTTTGGTTCAACTTCATTACCCGATAACATGAAAAATAATTCCATGTATGATGTTGAATCTGATTATGGTTTTTTTTCTGTTTCATTACTTTCAGAAATAACTGCATCCAATTTAATTTCTCAAGGATACTATGTAATTGAAGACTCTAGATTAGATTTTCATCAATCTGAAGAAAAAATATCTGATGTGTCACGAATTGGTGATATTACTGGCTCAACTATTGCAAAACAAAAATACAATTCAACTGGAAATGATATTGTTATTGCTATTGTAGATACAGGTGTTGATTTTTCAAATCCTGACATTCAACATTCACTTGCACGAGATGAATTTAATCGCCCAATTATGTTGGATCCTGATGGACAAGGAATTATTTTAACAAATGCAACTTTTGTAGCAAACATTAGTCAATATGACACAATTCAAAATTTTACAAAACCAATTTCAGAAAATGTAACTTCATCTGTTTATCATACACGAGATGGTGTTTTTCTTGATATATCTCAACAAGGAAAAGAAACAATAATTCAGGTTTACAATTCGTTCTTCCCTCAGTTTGGTTCTTCTATAATTTTTAATGGAACTCTGTCTAATGACATGAAAATTGGGCACAGTGTTACCAATTTTATCAAATCCCAAAGTGGAATATATCATCTTGGTGTAATGTATCAAGGTGGATTATTTGATAAAATTCAAGTTGTTCCTGTTTTAGTTGTTGATTCTACTTCTTCTGGCATTTACGATACTGTGATTCCTGATCTTAGTACTTCTTGGGAAGATTATACTAGGGATACTTCAGATTCAAATCAAAAATCTAATTATGATTTTGATTTTACTGATGAAATTCCTATTGTTTTGGGAAGTGGAAACGAGTTTTTAGTTTATGATTACAATGATGATGGAAAAAATGATTTTAGTGCGGGAACAATAGGTGCAAATGTTTTAGATGTTTATGGCGTAATCAAAAATAATTCTACAACTATTGATGACTCTCTTAATGCAATTAATGGTACATTACTTCCTCCAATAGATCCTGATGGAAATTTTTTTGGTGTAATGACTGATTTTATGGGACATGGAACATCTAGTGCAGCATCTATTACTTCAAGAGGTATTGAAACTTATGATATTTACAATGACACAAAAAAATATTCTATAATTGGAGTTGCACCCGATGCAAAAATTTTACCAGTAAAGGCATTGTGGTTTGGTGATACTGTTTATGGTTGGTTATGGGCAGCAGGATTTACAAATAATGAGGATAGTTGGGAATTCTCAGGAAAACCTAGAGTAGATATTATATCTAACAGTTGGGGAATTTCTAATTTTCCAAATTTAAAATATGCTCCTGGCATGGATATTTTGTCTTTAATTCTTAGTGTTCTTTCTACACCTCATTCCTTACATGATGATTATCCTGGTGTAACAATAATTTCTAGTGCCGGTAATTCTGGTCATGGGTACGGAACTATTGGATTACCTAATGCTTCACCGTTTGGAATTTCTGTTGGAGCAACCACAAATAATGTGTTTGTTGGATATGGTCCATTTGAGGATCAACCAAGATTTGGAAACAATACAATTCATCATGATCATGTAGTTGATTTTTCAAGCCGAGGTCCCAGTTTGATTGGTGATCCTAAACCTGATTTAATGAGTATTGGTGCACATGGATTTGTTCCTTCAAATATTTTAAAAGAATCTAAAGATTCACAAGATGAATCTTTCTCGTTATTTGGTGGAACTAGTATGGCTGCCCCAATAGTTTCAGGTAGTGCTGCAATTTTGATGGAAGAAATGAAAAAACAATATCAGGATTATGATTCATTTACAATTAAAAATATTCTAATGTCAACTGCAACGGATTTACATAATGATCCTTTTACTCAGGGTTCTGGATTGGCAAATATTGAATCTGCTTTAGATTATGTTCACGGTACCAATGGATTTTTCATTGTTCACAATAATGCATCTTATGAAAATATAAAAAAAATTCTTGAACCTTCAATGATAAATATTAATTCAACTAAAATTGGATTAGAAAAGTTCCAATTTTCTTCAAAATCATTCCCTATGACTAGTTGGTTTGCAGGCCAAATACTTCCTGGTGAACGAACTACAACTACTTTTACAATAGATAATCCTAGCAATAATACATTAATAATTAATTTAGAACCACAAACTATTTCATTAATAAAACGTTCAAGTTTAGATAGTCAAACAATTACTCAACAACAAGATTCTATTTTAAATAAAACTGGAATTTTTTCTCCAAACTATGTTAAATTGTCAGATGTAACAAACAATGCTGAACTAGGAGATTTTTTTGATTCTGAAAATCCCATACCTGATGATTCTTCACTAATGATATTAAATCTCAATTTCCCATTTACTCAATTTATGAATTCCACAGCTGATGTATATGCTGATGATCTAAAAATTTCTTCATTATATCTTTATGATTGGATTGACAAAAATAACAATACTGAAGTGACTTCTGATGAATTATCTATGGTTAACAGAGCTGGTTCATGGGGTACGGTTCAAGAATTACGAGTTTCGGAACCTAAAGAAAAATTTGAAGGAGAACCTCTAGTTGGTGTTTATCCTGTTCCATCTCGTTATTCTTATTGGTTAGGTGACACAAACCAAAATTCAACATCAATGGATTATACCTTATCTGCAAGTTATTACAAAAATAATATCTGGTCTGTTTTGTGGCCTGATTCCAAAGTAATTGAAGTTTCACCAAATAATTCTGCAAATGTAGATGTTACATTAATTGTTCCAGATAATTATCAAACTGGTGTTTATCAGGGATTTTTAAATTTTAAGAGCGATATTCATTCTGTTAATGCACCTGTATCTTTTGTTGTAAAAGAATCTGTCACAAAACTAGATTCTGTTATTTCTGTTGAAGGAACTTTAACTGATGATGTACTTTATGGAAATGGATTTACAAAAGGCGCATTTGATATGTCTAATCGATATATGGCAGGAGATTGGAGACAATATTATTTTGATATTCAAAATGAACTTGTTGATTCTGCAATCATAGAACTTTCATGGAATTCTGATGATACCAATTTTGGTATGTTTGTAATGGATCCGTTTGGAAAAATTATTCAAACAAATGTTCCATCTGGAGTTTTTGGTCATTTTCTTGGATGGCCTTCACTTGATTGGTTAGGAAATTCTCTCTTTAGTCAAGGTGGTGGGTTTTATCCTGTAAAAAATAAAGATTATACCTCAACAGTACTTAATGTTCCAATTAATCAAACTGGAACTTACACATTATTAACACATTCAACATTGTTTGGAGGAAATTCAACTACTGAACCAATTACACTTAAAGCAAAATTTACAAATCTTTCATCAGAAATTATTGTTAGTGAAAATATTCTTCCATTAGAATCAATTGTTACAGATTCAGAAAATTTAACTAAAATCACTGAACTCAAAAATCATACTATGGGAATTTCAGAAAATGAACCGTTATCTCAAACTAGTGATAATTCTGATTTTGAAATTGGATTATTCATGGGAATTATTGTTGGTGCAGCGATCGGAATCTCCATGATTTTGATATTTAGGCAAAAAAATACCTAAAATTCAAACAAGGTTTATATCCATTTTGTCGAGTATTCTAGCTGAATGTCAGAGGCTGAGACTAAAAAATCTGAGGGTCTGTCCCGAAGAGATTTTCTAAGATTAATGGGTGCCGCAGGCACAGGTCTGGCTTTTGCACCATTTATCCCATTTGGAGACTATATGCCAAATCCAAATCAGGCATCTTTGGAAAAAGTTCCTGTTATTTTACCTGATGGTTCACATGCAAATTTGAATAGCTATGAAATTAATTCTGCACAAGTAATTACATATCCTGCAACTGGAGATGCTGCACTTGATGCAGAAGCATTTCGTAAATGGCAATTCATTAGACTTCCAGAAGAACTAGGTGGAGGAAAAAGTGATGCAACAAGCATTCGTGCATACAGTATGATTTGTCTTCATCTTTGGTGTTTGTGGAAATATTGGCCTGATGATGGAAGAAAGAGAGGTGAATGCCCTTGTCATGGAAGTATGTATGATCCACTAACTGGAACAGCATTTGTTGGACCTGCATCATTGCAAGCAGCACCATCAGATACTTTACCTGAATTAACTTTAGAAGTTGATTCCGATGGATTTGTTTACATTTTACCACCTAAATTTGACGCAAACAGTAATGGAGTAATTGGATATGGCCGTTTCACTTAGTAGACATACGGGTATAGTGGCCCTACTTTATTGGATTTGGGATGGAGTAGATAGAACTATTTTTACAGCTATAAAGTTTTCTTTCCCTGCAAGATTTGTAAGTCCATTTGGATTTTTAGGAATGTTAACATTTACTGTATTTATCATCCTTGGAGTTTCAGGAGCTCTGCTCATGTTTTACTATCAACCAATATTAGATAGAGCGTGGGACAGTGTTGAATTCATTAATGATGAAGTACCATTTGGTTTTCATATTAGAAACATACACTATCATGGTTCTAATGCCATGGTTTTACTTGCAGTTCTTCACATGTATTATCAATACTTTAGTGGAAGATACAAAATTAGAAATGAAGTTTTATGGATGACAGGTGTTATTTTAGGTGTTGTTACTATCCTTGAGGCCTTTACCGGTTATGATGTTATATTTAGTGAAAGAGCAGAACTTGCAATCAGTATTGCAGCGTCGCTGACAACATCCATACCTGTAGTTGGTCCTACAATTCGAGATGCGGCGCTGGGTAGTGGATTTTCAGATTTCGTTTTAAGGTTCTATGCACAACATGTGTTCTTGCTACCTATTGTAATGCTGGGATTAATGGCAGTACACTTCCCAAGATTCCTTGTGTTTGATGTTCCAATGGTGATGGCAATTGGTGGTGCAATTTTGATCACTGGTGGTGTTTTCCCAATTGATTTAGGATTCAAATTTGAACCCACGGTACCTCCAGGAGTAACAGTACCTGAGTGGTATCTTACTGGAATTTACGCTTTTATGAGAACTCAATATGATAAGTTTGTTACAGGTTTACTGTGGCCACTAGTGTTTATCATATCACTGGTATTGATTCCATTCCTTGACAGATACAAGAAATTTTCATGGAGGGATAGACCAATGGTTACTGCATTTGGAATTACTAGTCTTGCACAGATTATGGTAACTACCTATTGGGGATTCTACATTTCTCCAGACGTATCAATTCCATTAGTAGAGCGTTTGGTAATTGATCCAATATTCTTCTACGGAACAATGTTATTGTTAGTTCCATTAGGATTCGGATTCACATACATGATGATTAAACTTGCAAACGAAGCAGAAAGAAAATCCAAACTAGCAAAAAGTGCTGGCCCACAAAAGGTTGCAACTATCAACTTATCTGACAAATGGATTAACTGGCTACTTGTTGCACTATTGGCATTCCAAGTGTTCCTCAACATTGCAGCTTATAATGCAGCATTAACAGGAATGAAGAATGTTTCACTATTCTTGGTTGGAATAATCTTGTTGGTATTTGCAGCATTCTTCCATATCTACAGATATGCGCTAGCCCAACAAAAGAATGCACCACCACCAGCACCTGTTAAAATTGAAGAGGACTTGCCAGAATTATCCGAATCTGAAACAACCCCTGAAATTACTGGTGATGCAACTAGTGAAGCCTCTAAACTTCCAGATGGCACTTCTGAAGAAAAACCTCAAGAGTTGGCACCAACAGTTCCAACACCAACAACTAAAGCTGATTTGAATACTGAAACAAGT
This window of the Candidatus Nitrosomarinus catalina genome carries:
- a CDS encoding methyl-accepting chemotaxis protein, translating into MIFLLIPIQDSFSELEISTNSKVYSPDHTLQVYGNGLAEENLILRLFAPDESITKFEQIQTNSDGSFNHQLLTWPEPSSIVPYGTYVVEVLSTEQNGLSKKIEITFSSTTELVSVAIERQIDTVVFAPDTGAINQSFRVFIQTTRDGLNIGNDPIELLENSQLHLPDGSSLSLKDYFRTLYAGVYYFDYTPRQEGTHVFQISVFNEGISSKGFGATHVLSQNLGGINKQISKLNSILDETSTELNILKSEISGFDDTLSSASTNINDSTDNISESVNSIEEASSQLNSLLFPIIASIGIIVALQITIIARRR
- a CDS encoding Rieske 2Fe-2S domain-containing protein: MSEAETKKSEGLSRRDFLRLMGAAGTGLAFAPFIPFGDYMPNPNQASLEKVPVILPDGSHANLNSYEINSAQVITYPATGDAALDAEAFRKWQFIRLPEELGGGKSDATSIRAYSMICLHLWCLWKYWPDDGRKRGECPCHGSMYDPLTGTAFVGPASLQAAPSDTLPELTLEVDSDGFVYILPPKFDANSNGVIGYGRFT
- a CDS encoding cytochrome b, encoding MAVSLSRHTGIVALLYWIWDGVDRTIFTAIKFSFPARFVSPFGFLGMLTFTVFIILGVSGALLMFYYQPILDRAWDSVEFINDEVPFGFHIRNIHYHGSNAMVLLAVLHMYYQYFSGRYKIRNEVLWMTGVILGVVTILEAFTGYDVIFSERAELAISIAASLTTSIPVVGPTIRDAALGSGFSDFVLRFYAQHVFLLPIVMLGLMAVHFPRFLVFDVPMVMAIGGAILITGGVFPIDLGFKFEPTVPPGVTVPEWYLTGIYAFMRTQYDKFVTGLLWPLVFIISLVLIPFLDRYKKFSWRDRPMVTAFGITSLAQIMVTTYWGFYISPDVSIPLVERLVIDPIFFYGTMLLLVPLGFGFTYMMIKLANEAERKSKLAKSAGPQKVATINLSDKWINWLLVALLAFQVFLNIAAYNAALTGMKNVSLFLVGIILLVFAAFFHIYRYALAQQKNAPPPAPVKIEEDLPELSESETTPEITGDATSEASKLPDGTSEEKPQELAPTVPTPTTKADLNTETSNDPNLGSQDLTKP
- a CDS encoding S8 family serine peptidase — protein: MQKSEIKLSIVLTLFFLFSPISAHAISFDEQNLTDNSENKIIVDSNIIDIEPNLFLENNYKRYLIFGSTSLPDNMKNNSMYDVESDYGFFSVSLLSEITASNLISQGYYVIEDSRLDFHQSEEKISDVSRIGDITGSTIAKQKYNSTGNDIVIAIVDTGVDFSNPDIQHSLARDEFNRPIMLDPDGQGIILTNATFVANISQYDTIQNFTKPISENVTSSVYHTRDGVFLDISQQGKETIIQVYNSFFPQFGSSIIFNGTLSNDMKIGHSVTNFIKSQSGIYHLGVMYQGGLFDKIQVVPVLVVDSTSSGIYDTVIPDLSTSWEDYTRDTSDSNQKSNYDFDFTDEIPIVLGSGNEFLVYDYNDDGKNDFSAGTIGANVLDVYGVIKNNSTTIDDSLNAINGTLLPPIDPDGNFFGVMTDFMGHGTSSAASITSRGIETYDIYNDTKKYSIIGVAPDAKILPVKALWFGDTVYGWLWAAGFTNNEDSWEFSGKPRVDIISNSWGISNFPNLKYAPGMDILSLILSVLSTPHSLHDDYPGVTIISSAGNSGHGYGTIGLPNASPFGISVGATTNNVFVGYGPFEDQPRFGNNTIHHDHVVDFSSRGPSLIGDPKPDLMSIGAHGFVPSNILKESKDSQDESFSLFGGTSMAAPIVSGSAAILMEEMKKQYQDYDSFTIKNILMSTATDLHNDPFTQGSGLANIESALDYVHGTNGFFIVHNNASYENIKKILEPSMININSTKIGLEKFQFSSKSFPMTSWFAGQILPGERTTTTFTIDNPSNNTLIINLEPQTISLIKRSSLDSQTITQQQDSILNKTGIFSPNYVKLSDVTNNAELGDFFDSENPIPDDSSLMILNLNFPFTQFMNSTADVYADDLKISSLYLYDWIDKNNNTEVTSDELSMVNRAGSWGTVQELRVSEPKEKFEGEPLVGVYPVPSRYSYWLGDTNQNSTSMDYTLSASYYKNNIWSVLWPDSKVIEVSPNNSANVDVTLIVPDNYQTGVYQGFLNFKSDIHSVNAPVSFVVKESVTKLDSVISVEGTLTDDVLYGNGFTKGAFDMSNRYMAGDWRQYYFDIQNELVDSAIIELSWNSDDTNFGMFVMDPFGKIIQTNVPSGVFGHFLGWPSLDWLGNSLFSQGGGFYPVKNKDYTSTVLNVPINQTGTYTLLTHSTLFGGNSTTEPITLKAKFTNLSSEIIVSENILPLESIVTDSENLTKITELKNHTMGISENEPLSQTSDNSDFEIGLFMGIIVGAAIGISMILIFRQKNT